One window of the Niallia circulans genome contains the following:
- a CDS encoding alpha/beta fold hydrolase, protein MNHLKSDDPKSTYIQSYDNVLKALWPTQFSSYFVETSYGKTYIIESGDKLSPPLLLLHGAKMSSTMWYPNVAEWSKHYRVICIDILGDTNKSIAEKPFSNRLSYASWLNEVLDSLKIAKTNIVGLSYGALHTVNFLTFFPDKVNKAVIMSPAATYIPFQPEFYSYAIGLVSNEAGVNNFLNWIFGNRYTVDPLIKQQLIAGMKDTVSSPPKATQVKQAFPYVFEDEELAQIQTQLLLLLGEEEVMYDPVEAFNRAKNSSPHIMTEIIKGVGHLMSMEKPEQINNRVLNFFNK, encoded by the coding sequence ATGAATCATTTAAAGTCAGACGACCCAAAAAGTACATACATTCAATCTTACGATAACGTATTAAAAGCATTATGGCCAACACAATTTTCCTCTTATTTTGTAGAAACGTCTTATGGAAAGACCTATATAATTGAGAGTGGAGATAAGTTGTCTCCCCCACTACTCCTTTTGCATGGTGCTAAAATGAGTTCGACCATGTGGTATCCAAATGTGGCAGAATGGAGTAAGCATTATAGAGTCATTTGTATTGATATTTTAGGTGATACAAATAAAAGCATTGCAGAGAAACCATTCTCTAATCGATTAAGCTATGCCTCTTGGTTAAATGAAGTACTAGACTCTTTGAAAATTGCTAAAACAAATATTGTAGGTTTATCCTATGGTGCTTTACATACGGTTAATTTCTTGACCTTTTTCCCTGATAAGGTGAATAAAGCTGTTATTATGAGCCCAGCTGCTACTTATATTCCTTTTCAGCCTGAATTCTATTCTTACGCTATCGGATTGGTTAGTAATGAAGCAGGAGTTAACAACTTTTTAAACTGGATTTTTGGCAACCGTTATACAGTTGACCCTCTAATAAAACAACAATTAATAGCTGGAATGAAGGACACTGTGTCTTCTCCACCAAAAGCAACTCAGGTGAAACAAGCATTCCCCTATGTATTTGAGGATGAGGAATTAGCTCAAATTCAGACTCAACTTCTTCTGTTACTTGGAGAAGAAGAAGTAATGTATGATCCTGTGGAAGCTTTTAATCGTGCCAAGAACTCCTCTCCTCATATTATGACAGAGATTATAAAAGGAGTAGGTCATTTGATGTCGATGGAGAAGCCAGAACAAATTAATAATCGCGTCTTAAATTTTTTTAATAAATAG
- a CDS encoding glycoside hydrolase domain-containing protein translates to MTIGFDCATKLTEKMAKDLYGAGFRYAARYLGDSWKSFNKKEAEVIQKAGIKLISIFQKSANKISYFTEKQGTVDGKDAEKWAKAVGQPAGTAIYFAVDCEVTGKQMAQIQAYTAAVKKELKSYKIGVYGSYGVMHAMKGEVDYLWQTYAWSRGEVAPFIHMYQHENNIILEGVNIDRNQIMQSPGHWGADKMQANKYTVQQETGAFLTAADAKAGQNKKGIVKPGTYSIFNTSQGMINVTKIAGKPGAWINPQQETVHIVSSGETLTKIAKIYGTSLSSIQAKNPQIKNVDLIYPGQAIKI, encoded by the coding sequence ATGACAATAGGCTTTGATTGTGCTACCAAATTAACAGAGAAAATGGCAAAAGACTTGTATGGAGCAGGATTTCGTTATGCCGCACGCTATTTAGGGGATAGCTGGAAGTCCTTTAATAAGAAAGAGGCTGAAGTGATTCAGAAGGCAGGAATAAAGCTAATTAGTATTTTTCAAAAAAGCGCTAATAAGATTTCCTATTTTACAGAAAAGCAAGGAACAGTAGATGGGAAGGACGCAGAAAAGTGGGCAAAGGCAGTTGGACAGCCGGCAGGAACCGCTATTTACTTTGCAGTTGATTGTGAGGTTACAGGAAAGCAAATGGCACAAATCCAAGCTTACACTGCGGCTGTGAAAAAGGAACTAAAATCCTACAAAATAGGCGTATACGGTTCCTATGGAGTAATGCATGCCATGAAGGGGGAAGTTGATTACTTATGGCAGACCTATGCATGGTCACGGGGAGAAGTCGCTCCCTTTATTCATATGTATCAACATGAAAATAATATCATCCTAGAAGGCGTCAACATTGACCGGAATCAGATTATGCAAAGTCCTGGACACTGGGGAGCAGACAAAATGCAGGCGAATAAGTACACTGTTCAGCAGGAAACAGGTGCCTTTCTAACAGCAGCAGATGCTAAAGCTGGCCAAAATAAAAAGGGAATCGTCAAGCCAGGAACATACTCGATTTTTAACACATCCCAAGGAATGATAAATGTCACGAAAATAGCAGGAAAACCGGGGGCATGGATTAACCCGCAGCAAGAAACAGTCCACATCGTCTCCAGTGGTGAAACGTTAACGAAAATTGCCAAAATCTATGGAACAAGCCTATCATCCATCCAAGCAAAAAATCCACAGATTAAAAATGTGGACCTTATTTACCCTGGGCAAGCGATAAAAATCTGA
- a CDS encoding MDR family MFS transporter, whose translation MTNIRTHPIDINGNPFSRAGFVIVLMIGTFLTIINQTLLVTALPKIMVDLDISAINAQWLITAFMLISGIMIPTSAFLLNTINNRTLYMTAMVSFVIGTVICALSPTYNILLLGRIIQAVGSGLIIPLMQTLMFLVYPVERRGEAMGLVGIVIAFAPAIAPTLSGWIVDYFNWRYLFYIILPIAVINMLLACFYLKNVINLNKPKIDILSIILSSLGLGSLLYGISVAGNIGWQNKITGFSCIAGLLIIILFSHRQFKLTQPFLELQVFKSRTFTLSTMIVSIIFMTMIGFEILLPIYTQTIKSFSALQSGLILLPGAIVLGIISPISGKLFDKYGVKKISIMGMFILAAATFPFLYLSNNTATWWIVCLYSFRMLGMGFVMMPLATAGINALSNDLISHGSAINNTVRQVFASLGSAVMVGVMSATVTKYSSYYEDSSFIPLLNGLKNAFISGLILIVIAFILCFFIKSPSNKAE comes from the coding sequence ATGACAAATATTAGAACACATCCAATTGACATTAATGGAAATCCATTTAGTAGAGCCGGATTTGTCATCGTTTTAATGATTGGTACTTTTTTAACTATCATAAACCAAACGTTATTGGTCACAGCTTTGCCAAAGATAATGGTTGACTTAGACATTAGTGCTATTAACGCACAATGGCTCATTACTGCATTTATGTTGATCAGTGGCATCATGATTCCCACTTCAGCATTTTTGTTAAATACAATAAATAATAGAACATTATATATGACAGCAATGGTAAGCTTTGTAATAGGCACAGTAATTTGTGCTCTCAGCCCTACATATAACATACTGTTATTAGGACGTATCATCCAGGCGGTTGGTTCAGGATTGATTATTCCTTTAATGCAGACATTAATGTTTTTAGTATATCCGGTTGAACGACGAGGAGAGGCTATGGGGTTAGTAGGAATTGTTATTGCATTTGCTCCCGCTATTGCTCCTACTTTATCTGGGTGGATTGTTGATTATTTTAATTGGCGATACTTATTTTATATTATTCTCCCAATTGCTGTGATTAACATGTTGCTGGCATGCTTCTATTTGAAAAACGTCATTAATTTAAATAAACCGAAGATTGATATCCTTTCTATTATACTTAGTAGCTTAGGTTTAGGTTCCCTTCTATATGGGATTAGCGTTGCAGGTAATATAGGGTGGCAAAATAAAATTACAGGGTTCTCTTGCATAGCTGGTCTCCTAATCATAATCTTATTTTCCCATCGACAATTTAAACTCACCCAACCTTTTTTGGAGTTACAAGTTTTTAAAAGTAGAACATTTACATTGTCTACAATGATCGTTTCTATTATTTTTATGACAATGATTGGATTTGAAATTCTTTTACCTATTTATACACAAACTATAAAGAGCTTCTCAGCACTTCAATCGGGGCTAATATTGCTTCCTGGTGCGATTGTACTGGGTATTATTTCTCCAATATCAGGGAAATTATTTGATAAGTATGGCGTTAAAAAAATATCAATAATGGGCATGTTCATTCTAGCGGCAGCAACTTTTCCATTCTTATACCTCTCTAACAATACAGCTACTTGGTGGATTGTTTGTCTTTATTCATTTAGAATGCTAGGTATGGGATTTGTCATGATGCCGTTAGCCACTGCGGGAATAAATGCGTTATCTAATGATTTGATAAGTCACGGTTCTGCAATAAATAATACTGTTCGACAAGTGTTTGCCTCACTAGGCTCCGCAGTCATGGTTGGAGTTATGTCGGCTACTGTGACCAAATATTCAAGCTATTACGAAGACTCTTCCTTTATTCCGTTGTTGAATGGTCTTAAGAATGCCTTTATATCCGGCTTAATTCTAATCGTCATCGCATTTATACTATGTTTTTTTATAAAGTCTCCATCGAATAAAGCTGAATAA
- a CDS encoding TetR/AcrR family transcriptional regulator: protein MSKKEKIIEAAKQLFRTKGYHDTAIQDILEQAKVSKSTFYNYFSTKSQLILSIIQKVDEKVDEQQDTLLLEGSPYDKQLFHSQLRVKHSIYGTEKISELYNISLGENDEELQSYMQERHYKELNWLSKRLIDVYGKEIEKSAMDLSTHFIGSLGYQFRYSDQIKLNISSSDILDYNILRLENNIEITKQTNQVLFPYKSANSADDQESAIREIRKLLDKCISWDELSQEQKELISFILEETQSSYTRWGVCEGAIRQLQTLSSSTDLSYQNILKELFDIIHTQKDIYQ, encoded by the coding sequence ATGAGTAAAAAAGAAAAAATCATTGAAGCAGCTAAACAATTATTTCGAACAAAAGGCTATCATGATACTGCAATCCAAGATATCTTGGAACAAGCAAAAGTTTCCAAAAGTACATTTTATAATTACTTCTCTACAAAATCACAATTGATTCTTTCTATTATTCAAAAAGTTGACGAAAAAGTTGACGAACAACAAGATACGTTATTGCTGGAAGGAAGTCCATATGATAAACAGCTATTTCATTCCCAGCTTCGAGTAAAGCACTCCATTTATGGGACGGAGAAAATCTCGGAATTGTATAATATCTCTTTGGGCGAAAATGATGAAGAATTACAAAGTTACATGCAAGAAAGACATTATAAAGAACTAAATTGGCTGTCAAAACGCTTAATAGACGTTTATGGAAAAGAGATCGAAAAAAGTGCAATGGATTTATCCACACATTTTATTGGAAGTTTAGGTTATCAGTTTAGATATTCCGATCAAATAAAGCTGAATATAAGTAGTTCTGATATTCTAGATTATAATATTTTACGTTTAGAAAATAACATTGAGATTACAAAACAAACGAATCAAGTTTTATTTCCGTATAAATCAGCTAATTCAGCCGACGATCAAGAATCAGCTATTAGGGAAATAAGAAAATTACTTGACAAGTGTATAAGTTGGGATGAATTATCACAAGAGCAAAAAGAATTAATAAGTTTTATTTTAGAAGAAACTCAAAGTTCTTATACAAGATGGGGTGTTTGTGAAGGTGCTATTCGTCAATTACAGACACTATCTTCCTCCACAGATTTATCTTATCAAAATATATTGAAAGAATTATTTGACATTATCCATACGCAAAAAGATATTTATCAATAA
- a CDS encoding MazG-like family protein, protein MNNYLERVRKLSNLEPKTLEQMALKLSEEAGEVSQAVLSYSNASGSDYKQLNKEDIKEECVDTLLVALSLFYKLSNQEEELYDLLDKKMNKWENKIS, encoded by the coding sequence ATGAACAACTACTTAGAGAGAGTAAGGAAGCTGAGTAACTTGGAGCCAAAGACACTGGAGCAAATGGCATTAAAGTTATCAGAAGAAGCTGGGGAAGTGTCGCAGGCTGTGCTTTCTTATTCAAATGCAAGTGGAAGCGACTATAAACAGCTCAATAAAGAAGACATTAAGGAAGAATGTGTTGATACTCTCCTTGTTGCTTTATCATTATTTTATAAGCTTTCTAATCAAGAAGAAGAGCTGTATGACTTACTAGATAAAAAAATGAATAAATGGGAAAACAAAATAAGTTAA
- a CDS encoding Gfo/Idh/MocA family protein, translating into MKKIEKEVRWGIIGCGDVTEVKSGPGFQLAENSKLVAVMRRNGELAKDYAERHHVSKWYDDGEALINDPDVDAIYVATPPAFHKEYALLAAKAGKPVYVEKPMARNYQECLEMIEACKQADVPLYVAYYRRALPRFLKIKEIVDSGVLGDIRFVRTIQYQPPLKDDQAWRVQPELAGGGLFLDLASHTLDILDFLLGPIKEAEGFATNQNGSYEAEDMVTGNYLFESGVHGTGTWCFGAYDHMDENEIVGSKGKLTFATFGNGPITLTTSEGMEEWVIENPRHIQQHMIQLMVDELTGKGTSPSTGVSGARTNWVMDQLIKGYYGEKASR; encoded by the coding sequence ATGAAAAAGATAGAAAAAGAAGTTCGATGGGGAATTATTGGCTGTGGAGATGTGACAGAAGTAAAAAGTGGACCAGGCTTTCAACTAGCTGAAAACTCAAAGCTAGTGGCAGTTATGCGCCGCAATGGTGAATTGGCTAAGGATTATGCGGAGCGTCATCATGTTTCCAAATGGTATGACGATGGAGAAGCGCTAATAAATGATCCAGATGTCGATGCTATTTATGTCGCTACTCCACCAGCTTTTCATAAAGAATATGCACTTCTTGCCGCAAAAGCAGGGAAACCAGTGTATGTTGAAAAACCAATGGCAAGAAATTATCAAGAGTGCCTAGAGATGATTGAAGCATGTAAACAAGCAGATGTGCCTTTATATGTTGCCTATTATCGACGTGCACTTCCTCGTTTTCTAAAAATAAAAGAAATAGTCGACAGCGGTGTGCTTGGGGATATTCGCTTTGTGCGAACAATCCAATACCAGCCACCTTTAAAAGATGATCAAGCATGGAGAGTGCAGCCAGAACTTGCAGGCGGTGGACTATTCCTTGATTTAGCGAGCCATACATTGGATATTCTGGATTTTCTGCTTGGACCGATTAAGGAGGCAGAAGGATTCGCAACCAACCAAAATGGCAGCTACGAAGCAGAAGACATGGTGACCGGCAATTATCTATTTGAATCAGGTGTGCATGGAACAGGGACATGGTGTTTTGGCGCCTATGACCATATGGACGAAAACGAAATTGTCGGAAGCAAAGGGAAACTGACTTTTGCAACCTTTGGGAATGGTCCCATTACGTTAACAACCTCAGAAGGAATGGAAGAGTGGGTAATCGAAAATCCACGTCATATTCAGCAGCATATGATTCAATTGATGGTGGATGAGTTAACTGGAAAAGGCACTAGTCCAAGCACAGGCGTAAGTGGAGCAAGAACCAACTGGGTAATGGATCAGCTGATTAAAGGGTATTATGGGGAAAAGGCATCTCGTTGA
- the mgrA gene encoding L-glyceraldehyde 3-phosphate reductase, producing the protein MMYMANENRYEKMIYNRVGKSGLKLSALSLGLWHNFGGVDLFENSRALVRRAFDLGITHFDLANNYGPPAGSAEENFARILEKDLQPYRDELIISTKAGYGMWAGPYGDGGSKKYLVASLDQSLKRMGLDYVDIYYHHRPDEETPLEETAEALDLLVRQGKALYVGVSNYSSEQTREIARIFEEKKTPFIIHQPSYSMFNRWIEDGLKDVLVEKQLGAIAFSPLAQGLLTDRYLNGIPEDSRANRETGLWLHKENVDQTIDKVRALNNIAKERGQTLAEMAVAWILRDGIVTSVLIGASKVSQIEDNVKALDNIRFSAEELAAIDKVLKG; encoded by the coding sequence ATTATGTATATGGCAAATGAAAATAGGTATGAAAAGATGATCTACAATCGTGTGGGGAAGAGTGGATTGAAATTATCGGCGCTATCACTGGGGCTGTGGCATAATTTTGGGGGTGTCGATTTATTTGAAAATAGTCGTGCTCTTGTAAGAAGAGCGTTTGATTTGGGGATTACGCATTTTGACTTGGCGAATAACTATGGGCCGCCTGCTGGTAGTGCGGAGGAGAATTTTGCAAGAATCTTAGAAAAGGATTTACAGCCGTATCGGGATGAGCTGATTATCTCCACAAAAGCAGGATATGGGATGTGGGCTGGTCCTTATGGTGATGGTGGCTCGAAGAAATATTTAGTGGCTAGTCTTGATCAAAGCTTAAAGCGGATGGGGCTTGATTATGTGGATATTTATTATCACCATCGTCCAGATGAGGAAACGCCATTAGAGGAGACGGCCGAGGCTTTGGACTTATTGGTCCGTCAAGGTAAAGCGTTATATGTTGGTGTTTCCAACTATTCATCGGAGCAAACAAGAGAAATCGCGCGGATTTTTGAAGAGAAAAAAACGCCATTCATTATTCATCAGCCTTCTTACAGCATGTTTAATCGCTGGATCGAGGATGGATTGAAGGATGTTTTAGTGGAAAAACAGCTTGGAGCGATTGCCTTCAGTCCACTTGCTCAAGGATTATTGACAGACCGCTATTTAAATGGCATTCCTGAGGATTCTCGTGCCAATCGGGAAACGGGACTATGGCTGCATAAAGAAAATGTGGATCAGACGATCGATAAAGTCAGAGCTTTAAACAATATTGCGAAAGAACGAGGGCAAACCCTTGCCGAAATGGCCGTGGCCTGGATTTTGCGTGATGGCATTGTCACAAGTGTACTGATTGGCGCAAGCAAGGTAAGCCAAATTGAAGACAATGTGAAGGCACTGGATAATATTCGTTTTAGTGCGGAAGAGCTTGCTGCTATTGATAAGGTGCTAAAAGGATAA
- a CDS encoding ROK family protein: protein MSLLVMDIGGSSVKFAVWEKEQLVDKGSFITPKMWDVMKQEMMQLKEKMDAKYTIEGIAISAPGAVNQRKGVIEGASAVPYIHHFPVIFELEELFGCPVSMENDANCAGLAEVWKGAARGMQNVLFVVIGSGIGGAVIVDGKIRHGKHLFGGEFGYMLLKEDKTFSDLGTAVNMAKRYSKRMGLETPLSGKEVFELAEQGDKAAKEEVETFYHYLATGIYNLQYSFDPEKIIIGGGVSAKEGLLDELNVHLARVVESTKIAPFIPDVAICDFQNDANLIGAVYNYELVFGK from the coding sequence ATGTCCTTATTAGTAATGGATATAGGCGGGTCTTCCGTCAAGTTTGCTGTCTGGGAAAAAGAACAGCTAGTGGACAAAGGCTCTTTCATCACACCAAAAATGTGGGATGTGATGAAACAAGAAATGATGCAGTTAAAAGAAAAAATGGACGCAAAATACACTATTGAGGGCATTGCAATTAGTGCTCCAGGTGCGGTGAATCAAAGAAAAGGAGTGATTGAAGGGGCAAGTGCTGTTCCTTATATTCACCACTTTCCGGTTATATTCGAGTTAGAGGAACTATTTGGCTGTCCTGTTTCCATGGAAAATGATGCAAACTGTGCAGGTCTGGCGGAAGTATGGAAAGGTGCCGCTCGTGGAATGCAGAATGTTCTGTTCGTAGTTATTGGTTCGGGAATTGGCGGTGCAGTTATTGTGGATGGAAAAATTCGTCATGGGAAGCATCTATTTGGAGGCGAGTTTGGATACATGCTGCTAAAAGAGGATAAAACCTTTAGTGACCTAGGGACGGCTGTCAATATGGCGAAACGCTATTCCAAGAGAATGGGATTAGAAACTCCGTTAAGCGGCAAAGAAGTATTCGAACTCGCCGAACAAGGAGATAAGGCAGCAAAAGAAGAAGTAGAAACGTTCTATCACTATTTGGCAACAGGCATCTACAATCTGCAGTATAGCTTCGATCCGGAAAAAATCATAATTGGCGGCGGTGTCTCTGCTAAGGAAGGCTTACTAGACGAGTTGAACGTTCATCTTGCCAGAGTAGTAGAAAGCACAAAAATCGCTCCATTCATTCCCGACGTAGCTATATGCGATTTTCAAAATGATGCCAATTTAATTGGTGCTGTTTATAATTATGAGCTTGTTTTTGGAAAGTAG